One genomic window of Marinobacter gudaonensis includes the following:
- a CDS encoding type IV pilin protein has product MTAVKRQSGITLIELMIVVAIIGIIAAIALPSYNRYVENARAADAKSALMSLANAMERFHTQNMTYAGATIGSTAGAIFPDEAPLDGSAKFYDLAITTQTATAFRIEAQPKNGQGGGTIALLSNGQRVNWD; this is encoded by the coding sequence ATGACAGCAGTCAAACGGCAGTCTGGCATCACATTGATCGAACTGATGATCGTTGTCGCGATCATCGGCATTATCGCGGCGATCGCCTTGCCCAGTTACAACCGGTACGTCGAGAACGCCCGCGCAGCGGACGCCAAGAGTGCGCTTATGTCGCTGGCAAACGCCATGGAGCGCTTTCATACCCAGAACATGACCTACGCTGGTGCGACGATCGGCAGTACTGCCGGCGCTATCTTTCCGGATGAGGCGCCGCTCGATGGCAGCGCCAAATTCTACGACCTGGCGATTACTACACAAACTGCGACTGCCTTCCGTATTGAGGCTCAGCCGAAGAATGGCCAGGGCGGTGGAACCATCGCGTTGCTTTCAAATGGCCAGAGGGTCAAC